From the genome of Chania multitudinisentens RB-25, one region includes:
- a CDS encoding CHASE domain-containing protein, with protein sequence MASQQSNGSTHTQKKSSFWDKYHSQQANLLPLLLFIVGVILSGAGAWRLYNEIEANARAEFQRNVERVSGEIVRRFSQPVYGLRGAKGTYATNNHLNREQFRAYVASRDLPVEFPGVRGFGFIQHVQRNNLAQFVADVRADGAPAFTIHQLNDTHYDDLYVIKFIEPADKNQQAEGLDIGSESVRREAALLAINTGKATLSGTINLVQDNRKIPGVLLFVPVYAHGANPVTPAERQASLIGLLYSPIVIADLLRNIPEFINGRVDIELFDSTHDMSIQHLIFDADDDQKPDVVEEKHHAEIINARIFRNVSTLSLPGREMTLVVSSTPAFEALMERYIAWLLLAFGFLLSSVLALLLRQQINGRYRAEMLARNMTADLERLALVAKNTSNAVIITDVNRHIVWVNEGFERITGYSSAEVFGKSPGQLLQSVNTDKQVAAAMKAALDAGESFNGEILNRSKSGQEYWIELEIQPRYNEQNEPIGFMAIESDISERKATYMRLETALRENNALLSTLNLHGIISAADSNGLITEVNDAFCNISGYQREELIGQNYRLLDSHTHSTDFWQAMWKNIANGISWRSEICNKAKDGSLYWVDTTIAPFKNSAGEIERYISIQIDITTSKSQQANLIIARNQLIRAADVAELGIWFWNIPDKTFSFDERMNEIYTLPAELCNVPIPQEYWYSLLHPEDRPEVTYAVKMALESENVYRQDFRIVVDNQIRFIQSSGMVERDENGRPVSMMGINRDITQQREDENTLRMARQAAEEANSAKSAFLATMSHELRTPMNAILGMMTLLRKTGLNNKQADYAVKSEAAARTLLRLLNDILDFSKIESGKMVLECIPFDIHTMLRDLSVILSSNLKVKNVEVLFDIDPRLPSFVEGDSMRLQQILINLGGNALKFTEQGEVILFIKVVHKESDRVTLHFGVRDSGIGIAPEHQERIFSGFTQAEASITRRFGGSGLGLVISQRFVALMGGTLELESQLGHGSLFHFTITLPIPAQPLPEQKAPEPLVTRAHALNHLRVLVVDDNPTACDLIKRMGESLKWTVDVATSGNEALQLMKQQREKGITYGALFIDWQMPGLDGWQTSKSVRELMPEDIAPMIVMITAHDREMLLQRSEEDQALLNGYLVKPITASMLLDSVTDALSEGKQLETVQPRLPAASHQLSGVKLLVVEDNLNNQQIARELLEDEGAIVEIANHGQEAVERLQEDPTAFDVVLMDLQMPVMDGLSATQYIRTTLGLTDLPIIAMTANAMASDRDACLAAGMNDHIGKPFDLNNLIHTVRKYSKQPEMVVTPAKEKENASSLAAEWKVAAAAAGIELEPAVNRLGGDIGLYQKMIALFGAELADFPKQLDALTVQQDWPAASRLLHTIKGLAAQLGAGQLAQQAGKGETLLSSASIPALEVIDSVLSEVKNHAQSVQSGMEALNLILQGNVVDADSAGENLTHSLDSELNALILLLQNSDMAALEAMSTLQTTFGHQLGGALSPLSAAINQLDFALAIQIGQSLLGSSSSQRDKNDDDK encoded by the coding sequence ATGGCCTCCCAACAGTCAAATGGAAGTACTCACACGCAAAAAAAGTCCTCTTTCTGGGATAAATATCACTCACAGCAAGCTAACCTCTTGCCACTCTTATTATTTATTGTTGGGGTGATTCTTTCTGGGGCCGGAGCGTGGCGGCTTTATAACGAAATTGAAGCCAATGCCCGAGCTGAGTTTCAACGTAATGTTGAAAGGGTTTCAGGCGAGATCGTCAGGCGCTTTTCCCAGCCGGTGTATGGGTTGAGAGGCGCAAAAGGGACTTACGCGACCAATAATCATTTAAATCGTGAGCAGTTTCGTGCTTATGTCGCATCCCGTGATTTGCCGGTTGAGTTTCCAGGAGTGAGGGGATTTGGTTTCATTCAACACGTTCAACGCAATAATTTGGCTCAGTTTGTTGCGGATGTACGTGCTGATGGTGCTCCAGCGTTTACCATCCATCAGCTCAATGATACGCATTATGACGATCTGTATGTCATCAAATTTATTGAGCCTGCTGATAAAAACCAACAAGCGGAAGGGCTTGATATTGGTTCTGAATCCGTTCGGCGCGAGGCGGCTTTATTGGCGATTAACACCGGCAAAGCTACGCTGTCGGGCACCATTAATTTAGTTCAAGATAATCGTAAAATTCCCGGTGTTTTGCTTTTTGTGCCTGTTTACGCGCATGGAGCCAATCCTGTGACGCCTGCTGAACGGCAGGCATCGTTGATAGGGCTGCTCTATTCTCCGATTGTGATTGCTGACCTGCTACGCAATATTCCTGAATTTATCAATGGGCGCGTGGATATTGAGCTGTTTGACAGTACGCATGACATGTCTATCCAACATTTGATTTTTGATGCTGACGACGATCAGAAACCCGATGTGGTAGAAGAAAAACATCATGCCGAAATTATTAATGCAAGAATATTTCGTAATGTCAGTACATTATCCTTGCCAGGGCGAGAGATGACCCTGGTGGTAAGCAGTACTCCCGCCTTTGAAGCATTGATGGAACGTTATATCGCGTGGCTATTGCTGGCTTTTGGTTTCCTGCTCAGCAGCGTATTGGCGTTACTGTTACGCCAGCAAATCAATGGGCGCTATCGTGCAGAAATGCTGGCACGCAATATGACGGCAGACCTGGAGCGGCTGGCGTTAGTGGCAAAAAATACCTCCAACGCCGTTATTATTACCGATGTAAACCGTCATATAGTTTGGGTTAATGAAGGCTTTGAACGTATCACCGGTTACAGCAGTGCCGAAGTGTTTGGCAAATCGCCTGGCCAGTTACTGCAAAGTGTTAATACCGACAAGCAGGTAGCGGCGGCGATGAAAGCCGCATTGGATGCCGGTGAGTCATTTAATGGTGAAATATTAAACCGTTCTAAGTCAGGTCAGGAATATTGGATTGAATTAGAAATTCAACCGCGTTACAACGAGCAGAATGAACCCATCGGGTTTATGGCTATTGAGTCAGATATCAGTGAGCGTAAAGCAACCTACATGCGGCTTGAAACGGCATTGCGTGAAAATAATGCTTTGCTCAGCACGCTTAATCTGCATGGCATTATTTCTGCTGCTGATAGTAATGGGTTGATCACCGAAGTTAATGATGCATTCTGCAATATCAGTGGTTATCAGCGGGAAGAGTTGATTGGTCAAAACTATCGGCTATTAGACTCGCATACTCATTCCACTGACTTCTGGCAAGCTATGTGGAAAAACATTGCCAATGGCATTTCTTGGCGGAGTGAGATTTGTAATAAAGCGAAGGACGGGAGTCTGTATTGGGTTGATACCACGATTGCACCGTTTAAAAACAGCGCTGGCGAGATTGAACGATATATTTCCATTCAGATTGATATTACCACCAGCAAGAGCCAGCAAGCCAATCTGATCATTGCTCGTAACCAATTGATCCGGGCAGCCGATGTTGCAGAGTTGGGGATCTGGTTTTGGAATATCCCTGATAAAACCTTCTCTTTTGATGAACGAATGAATGAGATTTATACATTGCCTGCGGAGTTATGCAATGTTCCTATCCCTCAGGAATACTGGTATAGCTTGTTGCACCCGGAAGATCGCCCGGAAGTGACTTATGCAGTGAAAATGGCGCTGGAAAGTGAAAATGTTTACCGCCAGGATTTTCGGATTGTTGTTGATAATCAAATACGCTTCATTCAATCGAGCGGGATGGTTGAGCGGGATGAGAATGGTCGCCCGGTTTCGATGATGGGGATAAATCGTGACATCACTCAGCAACGTGAGGATGAGAATACACTGCGGATGGCCAGACAGGCGGCGGAAGAGGCCAATAGTGCCAAATCGGCTTTTCTGGCTACGATGAGCCATGAATTACGCACGCCAATGAATGCCATTTTGGGCATGATGACGTTATTAAGAAAAACAGGGCTTAATAATAAACAGGCAGATTATGCCGTTAAAAGTGAAGCGGCGGCCCGCACCCTGTTACGGTTGCTGAATGACATCTTGGATTTCTCTAAAATTGAATCGGGTAAAATGGTGTTGGAATGTATTCCTTTTGACATTCATACCATGCTGCGGGATTTATCCGTTATTTTGTCCAGCAACCTGAAAGTTAAAAATGTTGAAGTGCTGTTCGATATCGATCCCCGTTTGCCCTCATTTGTTGAAGGCGACAGCATGCGGCTCCAGCAGATATTAATCAATCTTGGGGGGAATGCGCTGAAGTTCACCGAGCAAGGTGAAGTGATATTATTTATCAAAGTGGTGCATAAAGAGAGCGATCGCGTGACGCTGCATTTTGGTGTGCGTGATTCGGGGATTGGCATTGCTCCAGAGCATCAAGAGCGCATTTTCAGTGGTTTTACACAGGCAGAAGCCTCTATTACTCGGCGTTTCGGTGGTTCAGGGCTAGGTCTGGTGATCAGCCAGCGTTTTGTTGCCTTAATGGGGGGAACACTGGAATTAGAAAGCCAGCTTGGCCATGGCAGCCTGTTTCATTTCACAATTACTTTACCGATTCCTGCTCAGCCTCTCCCTGAACAGAAAGCGCCTGAACCGTTGGTAACCCGGGCTCATGCACTTAATCATTTACGTGTATTAGTGGTGGATGATAATCCAACGGCCTGTGATCTGATTAAGCGCATGGGGGAATCATTGAAATGGACTGTGGATGTCGCCACCAGCGGTAATGAAGCGTTGCAATTAATGAAACAACAACGCGAAAAGGGAATTACCTACGGTGCGTTATTTATTGACTGGCAAATGCCGGGGTTGGATGGTTGGCAAACCAGTAAATCCGTACGTGAGCTGATGCCGGAAGACATTGCCCCCATGATAGTGATGATCACTGCTCATGATCGTGAAATGCTATTGCAGCGCAGTGAAGAAGATCAGGCGTTGCTGAATGGTTATTTGGTAAAACCGATAACGGCTTCCATGCTGTTGGATTCCGTGACGGATGCTTTGAGTGAAGGTAAACAACTCGAAACTGTTCAACCCAGATTGCCTGCGGCTTCACACCAGTTATCCGGCGTGAAGTTATTGGTTGTAGAAGATAACTTGAATAACCAGCAAATTGCCCGCGAGTTGTTGGAAGATGAAGGGGCGATTGTTGAGATCGCGAATCATGGGCAAGAGGCCGTTGAGAGACTTCAAGAGGATCCTACCGCTTTCGATGTTGTATTAATGGATTTGCAGATGCCGGTAATGGATGGCTTAAGCGCCACGCAGTATATCCGTACTACGTTAGGCTTGACTGATTTACCTATTATTGCCATGACGGCCAACGCGATGGCGTCCGATCGCGATGCTTGCCTGGCGGCAGGGATGAACGATCATATTGGTAAACCTTTTGATCTGAATAATCTTATCCATACCGTGCGGAAATACAGCAAACAGCCTGAGATGGTGGTAACTCCTGCCAAAGAAAAAGAAAATGCTTCATCGCTAGCAGCGGAATGGAAGGTGGCGGCGGCGGCGGCAGGCATTGAACTGGAGCCGGCGGTCAATCGATTAGGTGGCGACATTGGGCTTTACCAGAAGATGATCGCGTTGTTTGGGGCCGAACTGGCCGATTTTCCAAAGCAATTAGACGCGTTAACGGTGCAGCAGGATTGGCCTGCCGCCTCACGTTTGTTGCACACGATCAAAGGGCTGGCAGCACAGCTTGGCGCAGGCCAATTAGCACAGCAGGCTGGTAAGGGGGAGACATTATTGAGCAGTGCGTCAATACCTGCCTTGGAAGTCATAGACAGTGTATTGAGTGAAGTAAAAAATCACGCGCAGTCCGTTCAGTCAGGGATGGAGGCTTTGAATCTGATATTGCAGGGAAATGTGGTTGATGCCGATTCGGCAGGGGAAAACCTTACACATTCTCTTGATTCTGAACTGAATGCGTTGATACTGCTGTTACAAAATTCAGATATGGCGGCACTGGAAGCGATGAGCACGTTACAGACGACTTTTGGTCATCAGCTTGGTGGGGCATTATCCCCATTAAGTGCAGCGATCAATCAATTGGATTTCGCTTTGGCTATCCAAATAGGTCAATCATTGCTGGGCAGTTCCTCAAGCCAAAGAGATAAAAACGATGACGATAAATAA
- a CDS encoding SDR family oxidoreductase has protein sequence MLHSRGVKIAYIPYALYSSAKAAIVNLTQALADEWIVDNVKVNCINPERTATPMRVNNFGVEPADSLLDPKEVAIKSLKVLAMGGTGSVIDVRKDNIKAS, from the coding sequence ATCCTTCACAGTAGAGGTGTTAAAATCGCATATATTCCTTATGCATTATACTCATCTGCTAAGGCTGCTATTGTAAATCTGACGCAGGCATTAGCCGACGAATGGATAGTTGATAATGTGAAAGTTAATTGTATTAATCCGGAAAGAACAGCAACGCCAATGAGAGTCAATAATTTTGGGGTTGAGCCCGCTGATTCTTTGTTAGACCCTAAAGAGGTTGCCATTAAGAGTCTTAAAGTTCTGGCTATGGGGGGTACAGGGAGTGTTATTGACGTCAGGAAAGATAATATCAAGGCAAGTTAA
- a CDS encoding glycosyltransferase family 25 protein, with translation MSAINWDFVDKVIFINLKTRKDRRVRIMRQLKSLGVSKNKIIHFDAVEYNPGYIGCTLSHIAVLEMAQEKNWEKILVLEDDFAFNEEKENYENLNRYFQSLSKISWNVAFLAANYHSVTPFKSVDYIVRVNMAWCACAYIVNKSYYAKLIHNYRSGLLVLLQGGGKQQYALDVNWHSCMQQDLWLGIFPNSGYQIQGKSDIEQQNVDYRHLFNKPLHAIVPPVKFMPVISDPIDR, from the coding sequence ATGAGTGCTATAAATTGGGATTTTGTTGATAAAGTGATCTTTATAAACCTCAAGACACGTAAAGATCGACGAGTACGCATTATGCGGCAATTAAAATCCCTTGGTGTGTCAAAAAATAAGATTATTCATTTTGATGCGGTTGAATATAATCCTGGATATATTGGCTGTACACTTTCACATATTGCTGTTCTGGAAATGGCGCAAGAAAAAAATTGGGAAAAAATATTAGTTCTTGAAGATGATTTTGCTTTTAATGAGGAAAAAGAAAATTATGAAAACCTTAATCGATATTTTCAGTCATTATCAAAAATAAGCTGGAATGTTGCTTTTTTAGCCGCTAATTATCATTCGGTTACGCCGTTTAAGAGTGTTGATTATATTGTTCGTGTCAATATGGCATGGTGTGCATGTGCTTACATTGTAAACAAATCCTATTATGCAAAACTCATTCATAACTATCGTTCCGGATTGTTAGTGCTTCTTCAAGGGGGAGGTAAGCAGCAGTATGCGTTAGATGTAAACTGGCACAGTTGTATGCAACAGGACTTATGGTTGGGGATCTTTCCCAATAGTGGTTATCAGATTCAAGGTAAAAGTGATATTGAGCAACAAAATGTAGATTACAGGCATCTGTTTAATAAACCTCTGCATGCGATCGTTCCTCCGGTAAAGTTTATGCCTGTAATATCCGATCCTATTGATCGGTAG
- the mutS gene encoding DNA mismatch repair protein MutS produces MTSTEKFDSHTPMMQQYLRLKAQHPEILLFYRMGDFYELFYDDAKRASQLLDISLTKRGASAGEPIPMAGVPHHAVENYLAKLVQLGESVAICEQIGDPATSKGPVERKVVRIVTPGTITDEALLQERQDNLLAAIWQDARGFGYATLDISSGRFRVAEPEDLETMAAELQRTNPAELLYPESFEQMALIEQRHGLRRRPLWEFELETARQQLNLQFGTRDLTGFGVEQAQQALRAAGCLLQYVKDTQRTSLPHIRGITMERQQDGIIMDAATRRNLEITQNLSGGSENTLAAILDRTVTPMGSRMLKRWLHMPTRDINTLNSRQQAIAALQELSNDVQQPLRQVGDLERILARLALRTARPRDLARMRHAFQQLPDIRASLENTATPHVQKLLSQIGQFDELQHLLERAIVEAPPVLVRDGGVIAPGYNEELDEWRALADGASDYLDRLEIREREKLGLDTLKVGFNGVHGYYIQVSRGQSHLVPIHYVRRQTLKNAERYIIPELKEYEDKVLTSKGKALAIEKGLYEELFDLLLPHLEELQQSAGALAELDVLATLAERAETLNYICPTMSEQPGIRISEGRHPVVEQVLSEPFIANPISLSPQRRMLIITGPNMGGKSTYMRQTALIVLMAHIGSFVPAVKAFIGPIDRIFTRVGAADDLASGRSTFMVEMTETANILHNATENSLVLMDEIGRGTSTYDGLSLAWACAENLANRIKAMTLFATHYFELTTLPEKMEGVVNVHLDALEHGDTIAFMHSVQDGAASKSYGLAVAALAGVPRDVIKRARQKLRELESLSSQTAAGTVDATQMTLLNEEIPPAVEALETLDPDSLSPRQALEWIYRLKSMV; encoded by the coding sequence ATGACTAGCACCGAAAAATTCGATTCCCATACGCCAATGATGCAGCAGTACCTCCGCCTGAAGGCACAACACCCAGAGATCCTACTGTTCTACCGGATGGGGGATTTCTATGAGCTATTTTACGATGATGCAAAACGCGCATCGCAGTTGCTGGATATTTCACTCACCAAACGCGGTGCATCTGCCGGTGAACCAATCCCGATGGCGGGCGTCCCTCACCATGCGGTGGAAAACTATCTCGCTAAATTGGTACAGCTCGGTGAGTCTGTCGCGATTTGCGAACAAATTGGCGATCCAGCCACCAGTAAAGGCCCTGTCGAACGCAAAGTTGTCCGAATCGTCACTCCGGGTACCATCACCGATGAAGCTTTGCTGCAAGAACGGCAAGATAACCTGCTGGCGGCCATCTGGCAGGATGCGCGCGGTTTCGGCTATGCCACGCTGGATATCAGCTCTGGTCGCTTCCGGGTTGCCGAACCGGAAGACCTTGAAACCATGGCTGCCGAACTGCAACGTACCAATCCGGCAGAGCTTCTATACCCAGAAAGTTTTGAGCAGATGGCTCTGATCGAACAGCGCCACGGTCTGCGCCGCCGCCCACTGTGGGAATTTGAGCTGGAAACGGCGCGTCAGCAGTTAAATCTGCAATTCGGCACTCGCGATCTCACCGGTTTTGGCGTTGAACAGGCGCAGCAAGCACTGCGTGCCGCAGGTTGCCTGCTGCAATACGTCAAAGACACCCAACGCACCTCACTACCGCATATCCGTGGGATCACCATGGAGCGCCAACAGGATGGCATCATTATGGATGCCGCCACCCGCCGCAACCTGGAAATCACGCAAAACCTTTCAGGCGGTAGCGAGAACACACTGGCGGCGATCCTCGATCGCACCGTTACCCCTATGGGCAGCCGCATGTTGAAGCGTTGGTTGCATATGCCCACACGTGACATCAACACGCTAAACAGCCGCCAACAAGCTATTGCAGCACTACAGGAATTGAGCAACGACGTGCAGCAACCGCTACGCCAGGTAGGCGATCTGGAACGTATTTTAGCGCGCTTAGCGTTACGTACCGCTCGCCCACGCGATCTGGCCCGTATGCGCCACGCTTTCCAGCAACTACCCGATATTCGTGCATCGCTGGAAAACACGGCAACGCCGCATGTGCAAAAGCTGTTGTCACAAATTGGCCAGTTTGATGAACTACAGCACCTGCTGGAACGAGCCATTGTTGAAGCTCCCCCCGTGCTGGTGCGTGATGGTGGTGTGATTGCCCCCGGTTATAACGAAGAGTTAGACGAGTGGCGAGCACTGGCTGATGGAGCCAGCGACTATCTGGATCGCCTAGAGATCCGCGAACGTGAAAAGCTCGGGCTTGATACGTTGAAAGTCGGCTTCAACGGTGTACATGGTTATTATATTCAGGTCAGCCGTGGGCAAAGCCACCTGGTGCCAATCCACTATGTACGCCGCCAAACGCTAAAAAATGCTGAACGCTACATCATTCCAGAGTTGAAAGAGTATGAAGATAAGGTACTGACTTCAAAAGGGAAAGCATTAGCGATTGAAAAAGGGCTGTATGAAGAACTGTTCGATCTGCTGCTGCCACATCTTGAAGAACTGCAACAAAGTGCCGGAGCACTGGCAGAGCTAGATGTACTGGCCACTCTGGCTGAACGCGCCGAAACGCTGAACTATATTTGCCCAACCATGAGCGAGCAACCGGGTATCCGCATCAGCGAAGGGCGGCACCCGGTAGTAGAGCAGGTACTGAGTGAACCCTTTATCGCCAACCCGATCTCACTGTCGCCGCAGCGGCGCATGTTGATCATCACTGGCCCAAACATGGGTGGTAAAAGTACCTATATGCGCCAAACAGCCTTGATTGTACTCATGGCGCATATTGGCAGTTTTGTGCCCGCAGTAAAAGCTTTCATCGGCCCGATAGACCGGATCTTTACCCGCGTCGGCGCGGCAGACGATCTGGCCTCTGGTCGCTCAACCTTTATGGTGGAAATGACCGAAACCGCCAATATCCTGCATAATGCCACAGAAAATAGCCTGGTGCTGATGGATGAGATCGGGCGTGGCACTTCTACTTATGATGGGCTTTCGCTGGCCTGGGCTTGTGCCGAAAACCTGGCTAACCGTATCAAAGCCATGACATTGTTTGCTACGCATTACTTCGAACTCACCACCTTGCCAGAAAAAATGGAAGGTGTCGTCAACGTGCATTTGGATGCGCTTGAGCACGGCGATACCATCGCTTTTATGCACAGCGTTCAAGACGGTGCGGCCAGCAAGAGCTACGGGCTGGCGGTCGCTGCGCTGGCCGGTGTGCCGCGTGATGTGATCAAGCGTGCTCGCCAGAAACTGCGTGAACTGGAAAGTCTCTCCAGCCAAACCGCTGCGGGTACGGTAGATGCAACCCAGATGACGTTGTTGAATGAAGAGATTCCACCAGCTGTAGAAGCACTGGAAACCTTAGATCCAGACTCTTTATCACCACGCCAGGCATTGGAATGGATCTACCGGCTGAAAAGCATGGTCTAA
- the rpoS gene encoding RNA polymerase sigma factor RpoS encodes MSQNTLKVNELHDDADFDENATEVESFDEKDLAEEEASENDLAEDELLSQGVTQRVLDATQLYLGEIGYSPLLTAEEEVYFARRALRGDVPSRRRMIESNLRLVVKIARRYSNRGLALLDLIEEGNLGLIRAVEKFDPERGFRFSTYATWWIRQTIERAIMNQTRTIRLPIHIVKELNVYLRTARELSHKLDHEPSAEEIAEQLDKSVDDVSRMLRLNERITSVDTPLGGDSEKALLDILADEKDNGPEDTTQDDDMKQSIVKWLFELNAKQREVLARRFGLLGYEAATLEDVGREIGLTRERVRQIQVEGLRRLREILQTQGLSIEALFRE; translated from the coding sequence ATGAGCCAAAATACGCTGAAAGTTAACGAGTTACATGACGATGCAGATTTCGATGAGAACGCCACGGAGGTTGAATCATTCGACGAAAAAGATCTGGCAGAAGAAGAAGCCAGTGAGAATGATTTAGCGGAAGACGAGCTGTTGTCTCAAGGTGTTACCCAACGCGTATTGGATGCAACGCAGCTCTATCTGGGCGAAATCGGTTATTCCCCTCTGCTGACTGCAGAGGAAGAGGTTTATTTTGCGCGGCGCGCACTGCGTGGAGACGTACCGTCTCGCCGCCGCATGATAGAGAGCAATCTGCGGCTGGTGGTGAAAATTGCCCGTCGCTACAGTAATCGCGGTCTGGCGCTGCTGGATCTGATCGAAGAGGGTAACCTCGGTCTGATTCGTGCGGTAGAAAAGTTTGATCCAGAGCGCGGTTTCCGTTTCTCTACTTATGCAACGTGGTGGATTCGCCAGACGATTGAACGGGCGATTATGAATCAAACCCGTACTATCCGTTTGCCAATTCATATCGTTAAAGAACTGAATGTTTACTTGCGTACCGCGCGTGAGCTTTCTCACAAATTGGATCATGAACCGAGCGCTGAAGAGATTGCGGAGCAACTCGACAAATCGGTTGATGATGTCAGCCGGATGCTGCGCCTGAATGAACGTATCACTTCTGTTGATACGCCATTAGGGGGCGATTCAGAGAAAGCGTTGTTGGATATTCTGGCTGATGAGAAAGACAACGGGCCGGAAGACACCACGCAAGACGATGATATGAAGCAAAGCATCGTGAAATGGTTGTTCGAATTGAACGCCAAACAGCGTGAAGTGCTGGCTCGTCGTTTCGGTCTATTGGGTTATGAAGCGGCAACGTTGGAAGATGTGGGTCGCGAGATTGGCTTGACACGCGAGCGTGTTCGTCAGATTCAGGTTGAAGGCTTACGGCGTTTGCGTGAGATTCTGCAAACGCAGGGTTTGAGCATAGAGGCGCTGTTTCGCGAATAA
- the nlpD gene encoding murein hydrolase activator NlpD, with product MITLRRVAVCTMLSLWLAGCSNNNSTSAPISSVNGDGGSSSANVGGNTAAPGRIVYNRSYNSIPKGSYSGNTYTVKHGDTLFYIAWITGNDFRDLAQRNNIPEPYSLEVGQTIQLGSGSTNGGNGGMLAATDATRGGVPKPPSSSQIQTVTVDSQSTNAYSGNSGKQNVGKMLPSSGATVAGSVTAPVIAPAATLPVSSTVSNSAPVSSWRWPTDGKIIDNFSSSEGGNKGIDIGGTRGQPIFATADGRVVYAGNALRGYGNLIIIKHNDDYLSAYAHNDTMLVREQQEVKAGQKIATMGSTGTSSVRLHFEIRYKGKSVNPLRYLPQR from the coding sequence ATGATTACTTTGCGCCGGGTTGCGGTGTGTACGATGTTAAGTTTGTGGTTGGCAGGTTGTTCAAATAATAATTCTACTTCTGCACCGATCAGCAGTGTAAATGGTGATGGAGGTAGCTCGTCTGCTAATGTTGGAGGGAACACCGCTGCGCCGGGGCGTATTGTTTATAATCGCAGTTACAATTCGATCCCCAAAGGAAGTTACAGCGGTAACACTTATACCGTTAAACACGGTGATACGTTGTTCTATATTGCCTGGATCACCGGGAACGATTTCCGTGATCTGGCTCAACGTAATAATATCCCTGAGCCATATAGCCTGGAAGTCGGCCAAACCATTCAACTTGGTAGTGGCTCAACTAACGGCGGCAATGGCGGCATGCTGGCAGCTACGGACGCCACTCGTGGTGGTGTACCTAAGCCACCATCCAGTTCTCAGATACAAACTGTAACGGTTGATTCCCAATCAACTAACGCGTATTCTGGTAACTCGGGTAAACAGAATGTAGGTAAGATGTTACCTTCATCAGGAGCAACTGTGGCAGGTTCAGTCACTGCTCCTGTTATCGCGCCAGCTGCGACACTACCAGTGAGCAGCACCGTCAGTAATAGCGCTCCGGTTAGCAGTTGGAGATGGCCAACAGACGGTAAGATTATTGATAACTTCTCCTCATCGGAAGGTGGGAATAAAGGTATCGATATCGGTGGCACCCGTGGGCAGCCTATTTTTGCTACCGCTGATGGTCGGGTAGTTTATGCAGGCAATGCTTTACGGGGTTACGGTAATCTAATCATCATCAAACACAATGATGATTACCTGAGCGCCTACGCCCATAACGACACAATGCTGGTCCGGGAACAACAAGAGGTGAAGGCGGGGCAAAAAATAGCAACGATGGGAAGCACCGGAACCAGTTCAGTACGTTTGCATTTTGAAATTCGTTACAAGGGGAAATCCGTAAACCCGCTGCGTTATCTTCCGCAGCGATAG
- a CDS encoding protein-L-isoaspartate(D-aspartate) O-methyltransferase: MVNKRMQTLLMQLRQQGIRDERLLKAIENVPRERFVDEALEHKAYENTALPIGSGQTISQPYMVARMTELLNLTPASRVLEIGTGSGYQTAILAHLVQHVCSVERIKGLQWQAKRRLKQLDLHNISTRHGDGWLGWASRGPFDAIIVTAAPLEIPQALMDQLDDGGILVLPVGEQAQMLKRIQRCGKTFSINAVEAVRFVPLVKGELA, encoded by the coding sequence ATGGTGAACAAACGCATGCAAACATTGCTGATGCAACTGCGCCAGCAAGGGATCAGGGACGAACGGCTGCTTAAAGCAATCGAAAATGTGCCGCGTGAGCGTTTTGTTGACGAGGCGCTTGAACATAAGGCCTACGAAAATACCGCGTTGCCTATCGGTTCGGGCCAAACGATTTCTCAGCCTTATATGGTTGCGCGCATGACGGAACTATTGAATCTGACACCCGCTTCCAGAGTGTTGGAGATCGGTACGGGCTCCGGTTATCAGACCGCGATTCTGGCCCATTTGGTGCAGCATGTTTGCTCGGTTGAGCGTATCAAAGGGTTGCAATGGCAGGCAAAGCGCCGCTTGAAACAGCTCGATCTGCATAACATTTCCACGCGCCATGGCGATGGTTGGCTGGGCTGGGCATCTCGTGGGCCGTTTGATGCGATCATTGTGACGGCAGCCCCGTTGGAAATTCCGCAGGCGTTAATGGACCAATTGGATGATGGAGGCATTCTGGTGCTGCCAGTGGGTGAGCAAGCACAGATGCTTAAGCGCATTCAGCGTTGCGGGAAGACATTTTCTATCAATGCCGTTGAAGCGGTACGATTTGTTCCGCTGGTGAAAGGTGAGTTAGCCTAA